The Toxorhynchites rutilus septentrionalis strain SRP chromosome 3, ASM2978413v1, whole genome shotgun sequence genome includes a region encoding these proteins:
- the LOC129774666 gene encoding probable protein disulfide-isomerase A4, which yields MKLVAIIVICLVGRGLQEEDFVTEDGVLVFDPLNFETALKQFSDLMVMFYSPTCKFSKALYPKYSSAAKQLKDMGSDIKLAKFDALRYVEFAQRSGIHQYPTLVFFRSGDAIPYDGQHEQASIVRWLLRRTRNASEDDYVQELTAENFHSTISSHPFILVEFYAPWCPRCQAFEPKYVKAAQELFWKKSKIKLAKVDVTLEKQLVYQQAIQKFPTLRLYRHSDIPIDYEGEREQTPLINWLMTNTRLPVSVHTTSKSTSYSSTSPSTPSRRRIMNRPGEQQLEGADRNSSRNSLPVLLNLFVMMMVAVVLMWS from the coding sequence ATGAAACTCGTGGCGATCATCGTAATTTGTCTTGTTGGACGGGGACTCCAGGAGGAAGATTTCGTCACAGAGGATGGAGTTCTAGTTTTCGATCCATTGAATTTTGAAACAGCCTTGAAGCAATTTTCCGATTTGATGGTGATGTTTTATTCCCCCACATGCAAGTTTAGCAAGGCGCTGTACCCTAAGTATAGCAGCGCAGCAAAGCAATTAAAGGATATGGGATCGGACATCAAACTGGCCAAGTTCGATGCTCTTCGATACGTAGAATTCGCTCAACGAAGCGGTATTCATCAGTACCCAACGCTGGTGTTTTTCCGCTCCGGAGATGCTATCCCATACGACGGACAACATGAACAAGCATCAATCGTACGGTGGCTTTTACGAAGAACCAGAAATGCTTCGGAAGATGACTATGTCCAAGAATTGACGGCGGaaaactttcattcaaccattaGTTCGCATCCGTTCATTTTGGTGGAGTTTTACGCTCCCTGGTGTCCACGGTGTCAAGCATTCGAACCGAAATACGTGAAAGCAGCTCAAGAACTTTTctggaaaaaatccaaaataaaaTTAGCGAAGGTTGATGTGACTCTGGAGAAACAACTAGTGTATCAACAGGCCATACAGAAGTTCCCCACGCTTCGACTGTACCGTCATTCCGATATTCCAATTGATTACGAAGGAGAGCGAGAGCAGACTCCACTCATTAACTGGCTGATGACGAATACTAGGCTTCCAGTTTCAGTTCACACAACATCGAAATCGACGAGCTACTCCAGTACCTCTCCGAGCACCCCCAGTAGACGTCGTATTATGAATCGACCAGGTGAACAACAATTGGAAGGAGCAGATCGGAATTCTTCTAGAAATTCCCTTCCCGTGCTACTCAATCTATTTGTGATGATGATGGTTGCGGTCGTGCTGATGTGGTCATAA